From a single Bacteroidota bacterium genomic region:
- a CDS encoding phosphatidylserine decarboxylase family protein encodes MKFHKEGYPTLIAAILFIAVLIFISHYLLNDLTLFRYFIYVISAILLITVLQFFRNPKRNFTNDDAKVICPADGKVVVIEEVLENEYFQDKRIQVSVFMSPVNVHINRYPVSGVVKYVKYHPGKYLVAWHPKSSTENERSSIVLETKSGKELLIRQIAGALARRIVYYCKPEQQVKQGTELGFIKFGSRVDVFFPLNAKIEVTLNQKVKGGETILGTID; translated from the coding sequence ATGAAATTTCACAAAGAGGGTTATCCCACATTAATTGCTGCTATCCTTTTCATAGCAGTTCTGATTTTTATTTCACATTATTTATTAAATGATTTGACCTTATTCAGGTATTTTATTTATGTAATTTCTGCAATCCTTTTGATTACTGTTTTACAATTTTTCAGAAACCCTAAAAGAAACTTTACAAATGATGATGCAAAAGTTATTTGTCCTGCAGATGGTAAGGTTGTAGTTATTGAAGAGGTTTTGGAGAATGAATATTTTCAGGATAAAAGAATTCAGGTTTCTGTTTTTATGTCCCCGGTAAATGTGCATATCAACCGTTATCCTGTAAGCGGTGTTGTTAAATATGTAAAATACCATCCGGGAAAATACTTGGTTGCATGGCATCCAAAATCATCCACCGAAAATGAGAGATCCTCAATTGTTCTTGAAACAAAATCAGGAAAAGAACTACTTATAAGACAAATTGCAGGAGCTCTTGCAAGGAGAATAGTTTATTACTGCAAACCTGAACAACAAGTAAAACAAGGAACAGAACTGGGTTTTATTAAATTCGGATCAAGGGTGGATGTGTTTTTTCCACTAAATGCAAAAATAGAAGTTACTTTAAATCAGAAAGTAAAAGGTGGTGAAACAATTTTAGGAACAATAGATTAA